From the genome of Acidobacteriota bacterium, one region includes:
- a CDS encoding TerC family protein: MLWMYVGFLALVLLLLALDLGVFHRTAHVVSVREALGWSTFWIGLGLAFTVFIYVGYERHWLGLGLTPDLMTVAPQTVEGVGLVYNDGATAAIKYLTGYLVEKSLAVDNIFVIAMLFGFFAVPAMYQHRVLFWGIVGALLMRGAMIAVGAQLIQRFGWIIYVFGAFLILTGIKMLLLKTDEVDPSRNLLVRLTRRLFPVTERFHGQHFFVRAGSASSHEAATPGAAVEVDRVVDAAPAGALLATPLFLALVMVEFTDVIFAVDSIPAIFAITGDPFLVFTSNVFAILGLRSLYFALAGMIDEFRYLKVSLALVLMLVGAKMMTHVWLKELVGQYFNLYLLAVVLFILAAGVVASLLARRRERG, encoded by the coding sequence ATGCTCTGGATGTATGTCGGGTTCCTCGCCCTCGTGTTGCTCCTGTTGGCCCTCGACCTTGGGGTCTTTCACCGGACCGCGCACGTGGTGTCCGTTCGGGAGGCGCTGGGGTGGTCCACGTTCTGGATTGGCCTCGGTCTCGCCTTCACGGTGTTCATTTATGTCGGCTACGAGCGCCACTGGCTTGGCCTGGGCCTGACCCCCGACCTCATGACGGTCGCCCCGCAGACCGTGGAGGGCGTCGGGCTCGTGTACAACGATGGCGCCACCGCGGCGATCAAGTACCTCACCGGGTACCTGGTCGAGAAGTCGCTCGCCGTGGATAACATCTTCGTGATCGCGATGCTCTTCGGCTTCTTCGCCGTCCCCGCAATGTACCAGCACCGCGTGCTGTTCTGGGGGATCGTGGGCGCCCTCCTCATGCGTGGCGCCATGATCGCCGTGGGGGCTCAGCTCATCCAGCGCTTCGGTTGGATCATCTACGTGTTCGGGGCGTTCCTGATCCTGACTGGGATCAAGATGCTGCTGCTGAAGACGGACGAGGTCGACCCGAGTCGCAACCTGTTGGTCAGGCTGACGCGGCGCCTCTTCCCGGTGACCGAGCGCTTCCACGGCCAGCACTTTTTCGTCCGCGCGGGTTCGGCCTCGTCCCACGAGGCGGCCACGCCCGGCGCGGCCGTGGAGGTGGACCGGGTCGTGGACGCGGCGCCGGCGGGGGCCCTGCTGGCCACCCCGCTGTTCCTGGCCCTCGTCATGGTCGAGTTCACCGACGTCATCTTCGCGGTTGACTCGATCCCGGCCATCTTCGCCATCACGGGCGACCCGTTCCTGGTCTTTACGAGCAACGTCTTCGCGATTCTTGGGCTGCGCAGCCTCTACTTCGCTTTGGCGGGGATGATCGACGAGTTCCGGTACCTGAAGGTGTCGCTCGCGCTGGTGCTGATGCTCGTGGGAGCAAAGATGATGACCCACGTCTGGCTCAAGGAACTGGTGGGCCAGTACTTCAATCTCTACCTCCTCGCCGTCGTCCTGTTCATCCTGGCCGCCGGCGTCGTGGCCTCGCTGTTGGCCAGGCGGCGTGAGCGAGGTTGA
- a CDS encoding universal stress protein produces MTTAGGMEIRRILCPVDLSEFSASVLAYATAFAKLFGSELTVLHVAATAGPPAGSPTLLPVPDARKSIADELHLLLAPLSSAGVTLRTQVAEGNATAQIVRHAAEHEVDLVVLGTHGRSGFDRLTLGSVAEKVLRKTPCPVLTIPPGMARTARDVSVRQILCPTDFSTCSAHAMDFALSLAARADAAVTALHVVETIDTRPELSRTMTELQQRRCDTELRFLEESNAARAGGTRITNAVTLGRPYLEILRMAEERAIDLIVMGVRGRGPVDLALFGSTTNHVVRRAACPVVTVGARPEHS; encoded by the coding sequence ATGACCACGGCAGGCGGGATGGAGATTCGCAGGATTCTCTGCCCGGTCGATTTGTCAGAGTTCTCGGCCTCCGTGCTCGCCTACGCCACGGCATTCGCCAAGCTGTTCGGGAGCGAACTGACCGTGCTGCACGTCGCCGCGACCGCAGGGCCGCCGGCGGGTTCGCCGACGCTGCTGCCAGTGCCCGACGCACGGAAGTCGATCGCGGACGAACTGCATCTGCTGCTGGCGCCGCTCTCTTCGGCGGGCGTCACGCTGCGAACACAGGTGGCGGAGGGCAACGCGACGGCGCAAATCGTCCGCCATGCCGCGGAACACGAAGTCGACCTCGTCGTGCTCGGCACGCATGGCCGCAGCGGGTTCGATCGACTCACGCTAGGGTCGGTGGCAGAGAAAGTGCTCCGGAAAACGCCTTGCCCGGTCTTGACCATCCCGCCCGGCATGGCCCGCACCGCTCGCGATGTCTCGGTGCGGCAGATTCTGTGTCCAACGGACTTCTCAACCTGTTCAGCACACGCGATGGACTTCGCGCTGTCCCTGGCCGCTCGCGCCGATGCGGCCGTCACGGCATTGCACGTAGTCGAGACGATCGACACTCGGCCGGAACTGTCGAGGACGATGACTGAGTTGCAGCAGCGGCGGTGCGACACGGAGCTTCGCTTCCTGGAGGAGAGCAACGCCGCACGTGCTGGCGGGACACGGATCACCAACGCCGTCACGCTCGGCAGGCCCTACCTCGAGATTCTTCGAATGGCGGAAGAACGCGCGATCGACTTGATTGTGATGGGCGTGCGTGGGCGTGGTCCCGTCGATCTAGCGCTGTTTGGATCCACTACGAACCACGTCGTGCGGCGCGCCGCGTGCCCGGTCGTGACGGTCGGTGCACGGCCGGAACACTCCTGA
- a CDS encoding methanogen output domain 1-containing protein, whose translation MRGLGGSTVKQDLTFAELDVPLERDVFLRTLLRHLAGTLQEVVGLDEASGFVSVVGQRIGGELNAAYTSALSVEQLTREQVAEVLVDLKRRIQGDFFVIEEDDEKIVLGNRACPFAEKVIGRPALCMMTSNVFGSIAAQNLGYAKVVIEQAIARGDSGCRVVVYLTPNEASQQADGREYFKS comes from the coding sequence ATGAGAGGTTTGGGTGGGTCCACGGTGAAGCAGGATTTGACTTTCGCGGAGTTGGACGTCCCCCTCGAACGGGACGTGTTTCTCAGGACGCTGTTGCGGCACCTGGCCGGGACGTTGCAGGAGGTCGTGGGCCTCGATGAAGCCTCCGGTTTCGTGAGCGTCGTCGGCCAACGCATCGGCGGGGAGCTCAACGCGGCGTACACGTCCGCCCTCTCCGTGGAACAACTCACCCGCGAGCAGGTCGCCGAGGTGCTGGTCGACTTGAAGCGCCGGATCCAGGGCGATTTCTTCGTCATCGAAGAAGACGACGAGAAGATCGTGCTCGGGAACCGCGCGTGCCCGTTCGCCGAAAAGGTGATTGGGCGCCCCGCCCTCTGCATGATGACGTCGAACGTGTTCGGCAGTATCGCCGCGCAGAACCTCGGATACGCGAAGGTCGTTATCGAACAGGCTATTGCCCGTGGCGACAGCGGCTGCCGCGTGGTCGTCTACCTCACCCCGAATGAAGCATCGCAGCAGGCCGACGGCCGGGAATATTTCAAGTCCTGA
- a CDS encoding ATP-binding protein, which produces MFQTLTDLLPEMMVLVTPAGVIRAGNLAFLKVVGHTPETIDGKTLIEVGWTRADGWPEYLRRSAGTRTFVLAAAAHHTGDGTPTSYRCDGALYEPGSGDREPTVLLRLIPHESSSARFVVLTQKIEELSSEITRRRRAEVELRLAQGKETEARRAAEAASLAKDVFLATLSHELRTPLNAMLGWARMLRSGVLNEAQRSHALVVIERNADMQARLIDDLLDVSRIMAGQLSLQYEPVNLRRVIDAALDAVRPALDSKALQVSTTIDVDQALSGDPARLQQVVWNLLTNAAKFTPANGRITLSAIQTGDLVRIVVTDSGQGFPASFKARIFEPFTQADASLSRPHGGLGVGLTIVRRLVEAHHGHVEADSAGVGLGATFTVALPIGIPAPAATPRRWPASGVDITGVRILVVEDDPDSAELTKMLLEAAGAEVAVVDSAQQALDLLEHGSTDVLVSDIGLPYQDGLWLIEQVRGREGAGRRLPALAVTAFATPQDRQEALAAGYDEHVPKPLDFQLLLQRIGQVRPRPARS; this is translated from the coding sequence ATGTTTCAGACGTTAACGGATCTCCTCCCTGAGATGATGGTGCTGGTCACGCCCGCGGGCGTGATCCGCGCCGGCAACCTGGCGTTCCTGAAAGTCGTCGGCCACACTCCCGAGACCATCGACGGCAAGACCCTGATCGAGGTGGGCTGGACGCGTGCCGACGGCTGGCCCGAGTACCTGCGGCGCTCGGCGGGCACGCGAACCTTCGTCCTCGCGGCTGCCGCCCATCACACCGGCGACGGCACCCCCACGTCGTACCGATGTGACGGCGCCCTGTATGAGCCTGGTTCCGGCGATCGGGAACCGACGGTGCTGCTGCGGCTGATTCCGCATGAGTCGTCGTCCGCGCGCTTCGTGGTGCTGACGCAGAAGATCGAGGAGCTGAGCAGCGAGATCACCAGGCGCCGGCGAGCCGAAGTCGAGTTGCGACTCGCGCAGGGCAAGGAAACCGAGGCGCGGCGCGCCGCCGAGGCCGCCAGTCTTGCGAAAGACGTGTTCCTGGCGACGCTGTCGCACGAACTGCGGACCCCGCTCAATGCGATGCTGGGGTGGGCGCGGATGTTGCGAAGCGGGGTTCTGAACGAGGCGCAGCGGTCACACGCGCTGGTCGTGATCGAACGCAATGCCGACATGCAGGCCCGGCTGATCGACGACCTGCTGGACGTCTCGCGGATCATGGCCGGCCAGTTAAGCCTGCAGTATGAGCCCGTCAACCTGCGACGGGTCATCGACGCGGCCCTGGATGCGGTCCGGCCGGCCCTGGACAGCAAGGCCCTTCAGGTCTCGACCACGATCGACGTCGACCAGGCGCTGTCCGGAGACCCCGCGAGACTGCAGCAGGTGGTGTGGAACCTCCTGACCAACGCGGCGAAGTTCACCCCCGCGAATGGGCGAATCACCCTGAGTGCCATTCAAACAGGAGACCTCGTCCGGATCGTGGTGACCGATTCAGGCCAGGGCTTCCCGGCGAGCTTCAAAGCCCGGATCTTCGAACCGTTCACGCAGGCGGACGCCTCGCTCTCCAGGCCCCATGGCGGCCTGGGCGTCGGCTTGACGATCGTGCGCCGCCTCGTCGAGGCGCACCACGGGCACGTCGAGGCCGACAGTGCCGGTGTCGGACTCGGCGCGACGTTCACGGTGGCTTTGCCAATCGGCATCCCGGCCCCGGCGGCCACGCCGCGGCGATGGCCCGCGAGCGGCGTCGATATCACCGGTGTCCGCATCCTCGTCGTCGAAGACGACCCCGATTCAGCGGAGCTGACGAAGATGCTCCTGGAAGCGGCGGGCGCCGAAGTCGCCGTGGTCGACAGCGCCCAACAGGCACTGGATCTGCTCGAGCACGGGTCCACGGATGTGCTCGTCTCCGACATCGGCTTGCCGTATCAGGACGGCCTGTGGCTGATCGAGCAGGTGCGGGGGCGCGAGGGTGCGGGGCGTCGTCTTCCCGCGCTCGCCGTCACGGCCTTTGCGACGCCCCAGGACCGGCAAGAGGCGCTGGCCGCCGGCTACGACGAGCATGTTCCGAAGCCACTGGATTTCCAGCTTCTCCTCCAGCGCATCGGGCAGGTCCGACCCAGACCGGCGCGCTCGTGA
- a CDS encoding transcriptional regulator: MATELDRLLHDRMRLGIVSALAASDDLSFSDLKAALGATDGNLSVHARKLEDAGYLSCSKSFEGRTPRTGYKLTAAGRRALEKYLDHMDAIIRATRKA; this comes from the coding sequence ATTGCCACCGAACTCGACCGCCTGCTGCACGACCGCATGCGGCTGGGCATTGTCAGCGCCTTGGCGGCGAGCGACGACCTGTCGTTCTCGGACCTCAAGGCGGCGCTTGGCGCCACCGACGGCAACCTGAGCGTGCACGCGCGCAAGCTCGAGGATGCCGGCTACCTGTCGTGCAGCAAGAGCTTTGAAGGACGCACGCCGCGCACCGGCTACAAGCTGACCGCGGCCGGCCGCCGCGCGCTCGAGAAATACCTGGACCACATGGACGCGATCATTCGCGCCACCCGCAAGGCGTAA
- the asd gene encoding aspartate-semialdehyde dehydrogenase, whose product MSEIEVGVLGATGVVGQQFVSRLARHPWFKLTWLAASERSEGKAYRSVAPWRLATPMPDESAGRVVEACVPGRGPKVVFSGLDASVAGEIEGAFAAAGHIVVSNARNFRMDPLVPLLIPEVNADHLSLLPEQRAAKGWPGAIVTNPNCSTVVLAMALAPLCQFGIRKVIVSTMQAVSGAGYPGVPSLDILGNIVPFIGGEEEKMETETQKILGANGGRTPHAAAISAHTNRVPVLDGHTMTVSVDFERQPSMADLAHAIRTFSGRPQELKLPTAPQPPLILMDEPNRPQPRLDADLGGGMAVAIGRLRVCPVMQAKFVALGHNTVRGAAGAAILNAELMRAEGIF is encoded by the coding sequence ATGAGCGAGATCGAAGTGGGCGTCCTCGGCGCGACCGGTGTGGTCGGCCAGCAGTTCGTGTCGCGGTTGGCGCGGCACCCGTGGTTCAAGCTCACGTGGCTTGCCGCCAGCGAGCGGTCCGAGGGCAAGGCGTACCGATCGGTGGCCCCGTGGCGGCTGGCCACGCCCATGCCGGACGAATCTGCCGGCCGCGTGGTCGAGGCATGCGTCCCTGGCCGCGGACCGAAAGTGGTGTTCTCGGGTCTCGACGCGTCGGTGGCGGGCGAGATTGAAGGCGCGTTCGCGGCCGCCGGCCACATCGTGGTCAGCAACGCGCGCAACTTCCGCATGGACCCGCTCGTCCCGCTGCTCATCCCCGAAGTCAACGCTGACCATCTTTCGCTCCTCCCCGAACAACGCGCCGCCAAGGGCTGGCCGGGCGCCATCGTCACCAACCCGAACTGCTCGACCGTGGTCCTCGCCATGGCACTGGCGCCGCTCTGCCAGTTCGGCATTCGCAAGGTGATTGTCTCGACCATGCAGGCCGTCTCCGGTGCCGGCTATCCCGGGGTGCCCTCGCTCGACATTCTCGGCAACATCGTCCCGTTCATCGGCGGCGAAGAAGAGAAGATGGAGACCGAGACGCAGAAGATCCTGGGCGCCAATGGCGGCCGCACCCCGCACGCCGCGGCGATCAGCGCGCACACCAACCGCGTGCCGGTACTCGACGGCCACACCATGACCGTGTCGGTGGACTTCGAGCGCCAGCCATCGATGGCCGATCTCGCCCATGCGATTCGCACATTTTCCGGACGGCCGCAGGAGTTGAAGCTGCCAACGGCGCCGCAGCCGCCGCTCATCCTGATGGACGAACCCAACCGCCCGCAGCCGCGGCTCGATGCCGACCTGGGCGGCGGCATGGCCGTGGCCATCGGCCGCCTGCGCGTGTGCCCGGTGATGCAGGCGAAGTTCGTCGCGCTGGGCCACAATACAGTGCGCGGCGCAGCCGGCGCGGCGATCCTCAACGCCGAGCTCATGCGCGCCGAAGGCATCTTCTGA
- a CDS encoding aspartate kinase — protein sequence MKVMKFGGTSVADRAAIERLIALVRAERQAEAQTEGGDARGPVVVVSALSGVTDRLLGVAALAREGDVEGARTSLQDLRKRHLTVSEVITDETLRAPVVAALNREFDELERVVSALAVLQEVSPRWLDTLAATGEVLSSQIVAAALTAHKLQGAWVDARLAVVTDGEHTAAAPLFQETTAALMTYADPPLAAGRIPVLGGFVGATAGGVTTTLGRGGSDFSAAIVGACLGADEIQIWTDVDGMLTADPRLVKSPQVVPHLSFAEASELAYFGAKVLHPATIQPAVARNIPVRILNSQRAQARGTLITAARPKSDRPLTAVASKKGVTVVDITSTRMLMAHGFLRRLFEVFERHKTPVDVVTTSEVSVSVTIDDARRLPAIIEGLSGFAEVERQDDMAIICVVGDGLHDDPTLASQVLGSVGDVPLRMVSQAASRRNITFVISEAELPVALCRLHDRFFGEAHMVRLKPDATSEPDGLAKAGRHIMKPDGTTRPDATSKPDATS from the coding sequence ATGAAGGTAATGAAGTTCGGCGGGACGTCGGTGGCCGATCGGGCCGCGATCGAACGCCTGATCGCGCTGGTGCGGGCCGAGCGGCAGGCCGAGGCGCAGACCGAGGGCGGTGATGCGCGCGGGCCGGTGGTGGTGGTGTCGGCCCTGTCGGGCGTCACCGATCGCCTGCTCGGCGTCGCGGCGCTGGCGCGCGAAGGGGATGTCGAAGGCGCGCGCACGAGCCTGCAGGACCTGCGGAAGCGTCACCTCACGGTGTCGGAGGTCATTACCGACGAGACGTTGCGCGCGCCGGTGGTGGCGGCCCTCAACCGTGAATTCGATGAACTGGAGCGCGTCGTTTCGGCGCTGGCCGTGTTGCAGGAAGTCTCGCCGCGTTGGCTCGATACCCTCGCCGCCACCGGCGAGGTGCTGAGCAGCCAGATCGTGGCCGCCGCCTTGACTGCCCACAAACTGCAGGGCGCCTGGGTGGATGCGCGACTGGCCGTCGTCACCGACGGGGAGCACACCGCGGCGGCGCCGTTGTTCCAGGAGACCACCGCGGCGCTGATGACGTACGCCGACCCGCCCCTGGCGGCCGGCCGCATTCCGGTGCTCGGCGGCTTCGTCGGCGCTACTGCCGGCGGCGTGACCACCACGCTCGGCCGCGGCGGCTCGGACTTCTCGGCCGCGATCGTCGGCGCGTGCCTCGGCGCCGACGAAATCCAGATCTGGACCGACGTGGACGGCATGCTGACGGCGGACCCGCGCCTCGTGAAGTCGCCGCAGGTGGTGCCACACCTCTCGTTTGCCGAAGCCTCGGAGCTCGCCTATTTTGGCGCCAAGGTGCTGCACCCGGCGACCATCCAACCCGCGGTCGCCCGCAATATCCCGGTGCGCATTCTCAACTCGCAGCGCGCGCAGGCCCGCGGCACGCTGATCACCGCGGCACGGCCCAAGAGCGATCGGCCGCTGACGGCGGTGGCCTCGAAGAAGGGCGTGACCGTCGTGGACATCACCTCGACGCGCATGCTGATGGCGCACGGCTTCCTGCGCCGCCTGTTCGAGGTGTTCGAGCGCCACAAGACACCGGTGGATGTGGTGACGACCTCCGAGGTCAGCGTGTCGGTGACCATCGACGATGCGCGGCGGCTGCCGGCGATCATCGAAGGCCTGTCGGGGTTTGCCGAGGTCGAGCGCCAGGACGACATGGCCATCATCTGCGTGGTGGGCGACGGCCTGCACGACGACCCGACGCTGGCGTCGCAGGTGCTGGGCTCGGTCGGCGACGTGCCGCTGCGCATGGTGTCGCAGGCGGCGTCGCGGCGGAACATCACGTTCGTGATCAGCGAAGCGGAACTGCCAGTGGCGCTGTGCCGTCTGCACGACCGTTTCTTCGGTGAGGCTCACATGGTCCGGCTAAAGCCGGACGCCACATCTGAGCCGGACGGTCTGGCTAAAGCCGGACGCCACATCATGAAGCCGGACGGCACAACGAGGCCGGACGCCACATCCAAGCCGGACGCCACATCATGA
- a CDS encoding dihydrodipicolinate reductase C-terminal domain-containing protein has translation MRILLLGHGRMGQLVESLAPSYGATIAGIIDERSGERAIANGDFGHVDVAIDFTLADAVVKNLPQLAVRKISVVIGTTGWHAHEAAMREVAAAAGIGVLAASNFSIGMNVFQLAVEEASRHFAKQAEFGAWIHESHHVMKKDAPSGTALTLKAGMAGAGYDRPIDVSSTRVGSVPGTHTIGFDGPSETIELTHTVRDRAVFARGALTAAAWLVGKPGWFSIRDMLSESSQETKRSGE, from the coding sequence ATGAGGATCCTGCTGCTGGGGCACGGGCGGATGGGGCAGTTGGTGGAGTCGTTGGCGCCTTCTTACGGTGCCACCATTGCCGGCATCATCGACGAGCGATCCGGCGAGCGCGCCATTGCCAACGGCGACTTCGGCCACGTGGACGTGGCCATCGACTTCACGCTGGCCGATGCGGTGGTGAAGAACCTGCCGCAACTGGCGGTTCGCAAGATCAGCGTGGTGATTGGCACCACCGGCTGGCACGCGCACGAGGCCGCCATGCGCGAGGTCGCCGCCGCGGCCGGCATTGGGGTGCTGGCGGCATCGAACTTCTCGATCGGCATGAACGTGTTTCAGCTGGCGGTCGAAGAGGCCAGCCGCCACTTCGCGAAGCAGGCCGAGTTTGGCGCGTGGATTCACGAGTCACACCACGTGATGAAGAAGGACGCGCCGTCGGGCACCGCGCTCACGCTGAAGGCGGGCATGGCCGGCGCCGGTTACGACCGCCCGATCGATGTCTCGTCCACCCGCGTGGGATCCGTTCCCGGCACTCATACCATTGGTTTCGACGGCCCATCGGAAACCATCGAGCTCACGCACACGGTTCGTGACCGGGCGGTGTTTGCCCGCGGCGCCCTCACGGCGGCCGCCTGGCTGGTGGGCAAGCCGGGTTGGTTTTCAATTCGCGACATGTTGAGCGAGTCTTCACAGGAGACCAAGAGATCAGGAGAATAG